CTTCGTGTGCCAACACCGGATTGATGCCGGCCACACAAGCGAGAAGCAAGGCAACAAACTGCGTGCGCATCACTGCCCCTCCACCGTGAGTGATACGCCTCCGTGCCCCGGTGCGTCGTCCACGTCCCCCGCCGCGATTTTGTCGAAGCCGCTGCCCAGTTCGCCGATCGGGTCGGGCGGGGCGATCTCGACAACCTTCTCGCCGAGCTTCGCTTCGCCGCGCTGGACCTTTTCCTCGAACTGCTTGCACTCGAGCAGCAGGCGTTCGAGGATTTCTTCTTCGGGGACGTTGGCGACCTTCTGGCCCTGGACGTAGATGATGCCGCGTTTGTTGCCGGCGAAGATCGCGACGTCCGCGCCCTCTGCCTCGCCCGGGCCGTTGACGATGCAGCCCATGACCGCGACCTTGATGGGCATGACCAGTTCGCTGAGCTTAGCGCGCACGTCCTGGATCAGCGTGAACAGGTCGACCTGGATTCGGCCGCAGGTCGGGCAGCCGATGAGGTCCACGCCGACGCGCTCGCGGAGCCCGAGGACGTACAACAACTCTAAGCCGTCTTCGACTTCGTAGACCGGGTCGTTGGCGTAGCTGATGCGGATGGTGTCGCCGATGCCGGACGCGAGCAGGTGGCCCAGTGGGACGACGCTGCGGATCGTGCCGGTCTCTTTGGGGCCGGCGTGGGTCACGCCCAGGTGCAGCGGGTGGTCGAAGCGTTTGCTGACTTCGGTGTAGGCCGCGATGACGAGCGACGGATCGGGCGACTTCGCGCTGATGGTGATGTCGTAGAAGTCGTTCTCGTAGAAGATGTCGAGGTATTCTTCGAGCTTGGTGATCATGATGGCCAGGAAGTGGCCGTGCTTGTTGTCGGAGAAGACGCCGCCGAGTTCCTTCATCCGTTTTTGTTTGTCACGGCGTTCGACGATAGAGCCCTCGTTGACGCCGATGCGGATGGGGATGCCGCGCCCGCCGTTGGCTTCCTTGCAGGCGGCGATGACGTCTTCGACCTGCTTGCGGTCGTTGATATTGCCGGGGTTGAGCCGGATCTTGTGGACCCCGGCCGCGACGGACTCGAGCGCGCGGCCGAAGTGGAAGTGCACATCGGCGACGATCGGCACACGTACCTGCGGCATGATTTCTTTGAGCGCATCGGTGTCGTTACGCCCGGGCACCGCGACGCGGACGATGTCCGCCCCGGCGGCGGCGAGCTTGTTGATCTCGGCGACGCAGGTGTCGATGTCGTGGGTGTACCCGGCCGTCATCGACTGGACCGAGACCGGCGCGGGCGTCGTGCCGCCGACGCCGCCGCCGATACGAACGTGGCCGACGCGGTCGTCGCCGACGGATACCTGGCGTGTAGGTCTGCGTGGTGTCATGGTGGGATTATAGATCGGGTGCCGGGTCTCGGGTTGCGGGCCTCGTTTGCCAACCCACGACGTCGGTCTTCTCCACCCGAAACCCCGGAACCGGCACCCCAAACCCGATCCAAAAAAGAAGCCCGCGATCAACTGCTTCACGCGGGCTTCCGGAGGGAAGAAAGCAACAGGATGTTCGGCGTCGCTCGGCTGCGAGCCGGATGCAGAACAGATGGCGCGCTAACTCGGCTTAGTCGCCGACAGAAATCACGGTGCCATCCTTGCGGACGATGACCGCGCCGCTGGTCTCGGGCATCTCGGCGTCGCCTTCGTAGATCGTCACCCGCATCGGCTCGACCGGTTCGGGCGGCGCCACGGCTTCACGGGCAGGACGCTCATCGCGTATCACGACGATCATCGGCTGTGAGGATTCCGCCGATTGACCCGCGCGGTCGCTGGTTTCGTTGCGTGATTGGCCGTGGAACTGCAGCACACCCGTGCGCTCGGCCTGCGGCCGGTTTCGTGCGTGATAGCTGGCACGGGGGTGGATGCCGAACGTCCTGCGCCGGACGGGCCGCACATCGCGGCCGTCACGGTGTACAGAGTTGTACGATCGAAAGCCCCGGCGGGCATCGACCAGACGGGTGCTCGTCGTGCTGAGGTAGGTCGAGGTCAGCGGCCGCAGCCGGTCGTGTGTTGCGTGCCGGCTGCTCGAATCTCGGATGATCGTGGCCTGCTCACGTGGATCGTCGCAGTCCCCCGCCATCGCGGGCACCGACATCGTCAGGGCGAGCAGCAGAACAACAAACAGCAGCTTACGCATCGTGGCCTCCAGTTTTCATCCCGGGATCGGCGGGCGGTTGCCTGCCACCTACATTGTTAGCGGATTGGACTGAAAAAACAAGGGTCTTTCGACCGAAAGTTAAGCTGGAGTACCGTTTTCTGCCCTGTGAGCCCCAATCGATGCCTGAGACCTCCATGCTTTACCCGCTGCTGTTCGACCCGATCTATAAAGAGAAGGTCTGGGGCGGGCGGGCGCTGATGCGTCTGGGGCGTGAGCTGCCGGGCGATGCGGACACGCCAATCGGCGAGTCGTGGGAGCTCGTGGACCTCGCGACGACGAGCGCCTCGGGCGGGGGCGGCGCGGCCGAGCACTCCGTGGTCGCCAACGGCCCGCTGGCAGGGACACCGATCCACCGGCTCATCGCGGAGCACGGCGACGCGATCCTCGGCAAGTCGTTGAATCGTGGAGCACCCACCTTCCCGCTGCTCATCAAGTACCTCGACGCCCACGACAACCTCTCGGTGCAGGTCCATCCCTCACCCGAGTACGCGGCGGCGCACCCCGAGGCGCACCTCAAGAGCGAGGCGTGGTACGTCGTTGATTGCGAGCCCGGCGCCGTGATCTACAAGGGGCTCAAGCCCGGCGTCACCGAAACGCAGCTCCGCGCCGCACTGAAGGCCAACACCGATGACGCGGTCGTGCCGCTTCTCAACGCCGTGCCCGTCAAGCCGGGCGACTGCCACTACCTGCCCAGCGGCACGTGCCACGCGCTGGGCGCGGGCGTCCTGGTCGCGGAGGTGCAGACGCCCAGCGACACAACATTCCGCGTGTACGACTGGGGCCGGACCGGGCGCGAACTGCATATCGAGCAAGCGATAGGGTGTATCAACTTCGACGACCCGGCCACTGATTGGCCCAACGCGTGGGAGCAGCACGCCCCGCGCACGGTCGATATCGCCTTGCACACCCGGCTAGTCGCTTGCCCATTCTTCGAGATCGAGCGCATCGATGTGAAGGCCGACGTCCAGACGTCTTGGCCCGTTGATCGGCCCGAGGTGTGGATGGTCCTGCGGGGCGAGGTCGGGTTCGTGGACCCCGCGGGCCAAACCAGCCGCGCGCACCAAGGCCATACCGTTTTGCTCCCCCCGGCCGGGCATCGGGTCGTCGTCACCGCCGCCGAGCCGACGCGTTGGCTGCGGGTCACGCTTCCTCGTACCTAGCGGGCCATCTATTGCGATCCGATTGACGATAACCTCACACCAGACGTTAACATGGCTAAGCTGTCGGGACGATAACGCTTAGACCGACTCCACCGTTTAGGAACGCCATGAAACACTACGACTGCATCGTGATCGGCACAGGACCCGCGGGCCAGAAGGCCGCGATCCAGGCCGCCAAGCTCGGCAAGAGCGTCGCCATCATCGAGAAGGCGAAGGTCGTCGGTGGCGCGCAGATCAACACCGGCACGATCCCCTCCAAAGCCCTGCGCGAGGCCGCGCTCCACCTCACCGGCATCAACAAGCGCTCGCTCTACGGCGCGTCCTGCCGGGTCAAGAAAGACATCACGATCAAGGACATCGTCTCCGTCGCCGACGAGGTCATCCGCCACGAGTGGGAGGTCATCCTCGACCAGTTCGCGCGCAACGACATCGACCTCATCTGGGGCGAGGCCCACTTCGAAGGCCCGAACCTGATCCAGGTCGTCCGCGAAGATGAGAGCGAACTGCTCACCGCCGACAAATTCCTCCTCGCCGTCGGCACTCGCCCCGCCCGGCCCGACCATGTCCCGTTCAACGACGCCGACATCCTGTGCTCGGACCGCTTCCTCCACCTCGAAGCGCTGCCCGACACACTCATCGTCGTCGGCGGCGGCGTCATCGGTACCGAATACGCGTGCATCATGGCGACGCTCGGCGTCCACGTCATCCTCGTCGAAGGCCGCGACCAGGTGCTCGGCTTCCTCGACAAGGAAATCGCCGATGCGTTCCAGTACTTCATGCGCCAGTCCGGCATCACACTCCGCACCGGCGAGAAGGTCGAGCAGATCCGCGAGGTCGCGCCCCACGAGGGCAACGGCCGAAGCGTCCACGGCTCGCTCGTCGAGGCCCAACTCGAATCCGGCAAGACCCTCCGCGCCGAGGCGCTCCTGTACTGCGTCGGCCGGCAGGGCGTCTGCAAGAACCTCGGCCTCGA
The sequence above is a segment of the Phycisphaeraceae bacterium D3-23 genome. Coding sequences within it:
- the ispG gene encoding flavodoxin-dependent (E)-4-hydroxy-3-methylbut-2-enyl-diphosphate synthase, with the translated sequence MTPRRPTRQVSVGDDRVGHVRIGGGVGGTTPAPVSVQSMTAGYTHDIDTCVAEINKLAAAGADIVRVAVPGRNDTDALKEIMPQVRVPIVADVHFHFGRALESVAAGVHKIRLNPGNINDRKQVEDVIAACKEANGGRGIPIRIGVNEGSIVERRDKQKRMKELGGVFSDNKHGHFLAIMITKLEEYLDIFYENDFYDITISAKSPDPSLVIAAYTEVSKRFDHPLHLGVTHAGPKETGTIRSVVPLGHLLASGIGDTIRISYANDPVYEVEDGLELLYVLGLRERVGVDLIGCPTCGRIQVDLFTLIQDVRAKLSELVMPIKVAVMGCIVNGPGEAEGADVAIFAGNKRGIIYVQGQKVANVPEEEILERLLLECKQFEEKVQRGEAKLGEKVVEIAPPDPIGELGSGFDKIAAGDVDDAPGHGGVSLTVEGQ
- a CDS encoding class I mannose-6-phosphate isomerase codes for the protein MPETSMLYPLLFDPIYKEKVWGGRALMRLGRELPGDADTPIGESWELVDLATTSASGGGGAAEHSVVANGPLAGTPIHRLIAEHGDAILGKSLNRGAPTFPLLIKYLDAHDNLSVQVHPSPEYAAAHPEAHLKSEAWYVVDCEPGAVIYKGLKPGVTETQLRAALKANTDDAVVPLLNAVPVKPGDCHYLPSGTCHALGAGVLVAEVQTPSDTTFRVYDWGRTGRELHIEQAIGCINFDDPATDWPNAWEQHAPRTVDIALHTRLVACPFFEIERIDVKADVQTSWPVDRPEVWMVLRGEVGFVDPAGQTSRAHQGHTVLLPPAGHRVVVTAAEPTRWLRVTLPRT
- the sthA gene encoding Si-specific NAD(P)(+) transhydrogenase: MKHYDCIVIGTGPAGQKAAIQAAKLGKSVAIIEKAKVVGGAQINTGTIPSKALREAALHLTGINKRSLYGASCRVKKDITIKDIVSVADEVIRHEWEVILDQFARNDIDLIWGEAHFEGPNLIQVVREDESELLTADKFLLAVGTRPARPDHVPFNDADILCSDRFLHLEALPDTLIVVGGGVIGTEYACIMATLGVHVILVEGRDQVLGFLDKEIADAFQYFMRQSGITLRTGEKVEQIREVAPHEGNGRSVHGSLVEAQLESGKTLRAEALLYCVGRQGVCKNLGLENAGVTFDDRERLKVNENYQTLNMEDPDNPKVVEHIYAAGDVIGFPSLASTSMEQGRRAICHAFDVAVEDWNQKLFPYGIYAVPEISMVGKTEQQLTDEGIPYEAGIASYKEIARGKLLGDENGMLKLLIHQDTHEILGVHAIGTGATELIHIGQTVMAMNGKAEFFINNVFNFPTLAEAYKIAAYNGLNKLAMVV